A region from the Falco rusticolus isolate bFalRus1 chromosome 4, bFalRus1.pri, whole genome shotgun sequence genome encodes:
- the RBBP6 gene encoding E3 ubiquitin-protein ligase RBBP6 isoform X3 has translation MSCVHYKFSSKLNYDTVTFDGLHISLCDLKRQIMGREKLKAADCDLQITNAQTKEEYTDDNALIPKNSSVIVRRIPIGGVKATSKTYVMTPKSHKILETAFRSRTEPVSGTSKATANLAEANASEEDKIKAMMTQSGHEYDPINYMKKPLGPPPPSSSCFCCGKPGHYIKNCPTNGDKNFESVPRIKKSTGIPRSFMMEVKDPNTKGAMLTNTGKYAIPTIDAEAYAIGKKEKPPFLPEEPSSSSEEDDPIPDELLCLICKDIMTDAVVIPCCGNSYCDECIRTALLESEEHTCPTCHQTDVSPDALIANKFLRQAVNNFKNETGYTKRLRKQIQQQQQQQLPPPPPPPPLMRQTITRNLQPLLRPAISRQQDPLMIPLASLASRSALSSLGPGQSSVAAGLPVNPSSVVVSDLPPAVSLSLRGEKPDGPFRDADAVIPPAALVTAAELSKSSSLSISSLLEEKGYQVPVLRQPALPSLLGPQGQSIPTTGHPMRAGTIRSAGGRPGWELSSNRGRPHGDRTQRTQAPTLPASTPVFVPVPPPPLYPPPPHALPLPPGVPPPQFPPQFPPGQPPSAGYSVPPPGYPPAPANMSSAWVPTAVPTAHSNTIPTTQAPPLSREEFYREQRRLKEEEKKKSKLDEFTNDFAKELMEYKKIQKERRRSFSRSKSPYSASSYSRSSYTYSKSRSGSSRSRSYSRSFSRSHSRSYSRSPPYQRRGKGKSRNYRSRSRSHGYHRSRSRSPPYRRYHSRSRSPVFRSQSPTKRTIPQGEGEREYFNRYREVPPYDMKAYYGRSVDFRDPFEKERYREWERNYREWYEKFYKGYAVGAQPRPPVNRENFSPDRFGPPGTRRENSPYARGRREDYPGGQSHRNRSIAGNYPEKPSGRESHGIKDPTKSKEKEVENPLGDGKGNKHKKHRKRRKGDENEGFPNTELLESARKSREPVTTEDVKTDSLFMLPSRDDATPVRDEPMEADSIAFKPVSEKEKKEKDKPKAKIDKTKRKVEVAVPAKKDNIAKPAKASQEKVDTDREKSPRTEVPVKKVKEELPKTDSVKTSSSQKDEKALGTPRKVHPKVMKDHPETRPAKEEKAKKDHPKETKSEKPSNKEDKSKKPAEKSKQSDAKPEKRKRKADEKVDKEHEASSIKASKPETAESKTSPKGKTEADGEKGERTPEKDKSAFLNNPAKKIKLNRETGKKIVSGENVPPAKEPVEKPEPSSSKVKQEKSKGKVRRKVTAADGSSSTLVDYTSTSSTGGSPVRKPEEKPDTKRTVIKTMEEYNNDITAPAEDVIIMIQVPQSKWDKDDFESEEEDIKSTQVPANVGKPASVIKNVSAKPANPIKHNEKETEPLEKTQKTTKEVSYESSQHDAKSSKSSLSNEKGKTKDRDHSLSDKDTSEKRKSSVQPEKDHSERPTEQGNGKNVSQSSKDSRSSEKHDAGRGSAGKDFTPNREKKSDHEGNRDHSSSKRRDEKSELARRKDSPSRNRESTSVQKSKPRDERAEPSKKGAGDAKRSSYSPPRERKQSDHKAAHDSKRTVEEHKPLDKNSGKEKEKHVPEVKSNKEKEPGGNKPPLKQESPDVKNEKENVTGQTDKSVAKPKPQVSSSSRLSSDLTRETDEAAFVPDYNESDSESNVSAKDEEAAGKNPKEAKEKAVEKVKEETAAPAAVDQPEASRSQGQSSPSVSRSRSQSPSESQTRSHSSSASSGESQDSKKKKKKKEKKKHKKHKKHKKHKKHIGNETELEKSQKHKHKKKKSKKSKDKEKDDQKVKSVTT, from the exons CACAGTCTGGCCATGAATATGATCCAATCAA TTACATGAAGAAACCCTTGGGTCCACCTCCACCATCATCCAGttgcttttgctgtggaaaaCCTGGCCACTACATAAAGAACTGTCCAACAAATGGG GACAAAAATTTTGAGTCTGTTCCCAGAATTAAAAAGAGCACAGGAATCCCAAGGAGTTTCATGATGGAAGTGAAAGATCCAAATACAAAGGGTGCTATGTTGACAAACACTGGGAAATACGCAATACCAACTATTGATGC GGAAGCTTATGCTATAGGAAAGAAGGAGAAGCCTCCCTTTTTACCGGAGGAgccatcctcctcctcagaAGAAGATGATCCTATTCCAGATGAGTTGCTATGTCTCATTTGTAAAGATATAATGACTGATGCAGTTGTTATTCCCTGCTGTGGAAACAGTTACTGTGACGAAT GTATTAGAACAGCATTACTGGAATCTGAGGAACATACATGCCCAACGTGTCATCAAACTGATGTTTCTCCTGATGCTTTAATTGCCAACAAGTTCCTACGCCAG GCTGTGAACAACTTCAAAAATGAAACTGGCTACACAAAAAGGCTGCGTAAGCAGatccagcagcaacagcagcagcagctgccaccgccaccacctccaccaccacTAATGAGACAAACAATAACACGCAACCTGCAGCCTCTACTCCGGCCAGCAATTTCCAGACAGCAGGATCCACTAATGATTCCATTAGCTTCTCTGGCTTCTCGTTCTGCTTTGTCATCCTTGGGCCCTGGTCAGTCATctgtggcagctgggctgccagTAAATCCGTCTTCTGTCGTCGTCTCTGATCTCCCTCCAGCAGTGTCCCTATCTCTGCGTGGTGAAAAGCCAGATGGACCTTTTCG tGATGCTGATGCTGTTAtacctcctgctgctctggtgACTGCTGCTGAACTCTCTAAATCTTCATCCCTGTCAATCAGCAGTTTGTTGGAAGAGAAg GGCTATCAGGTTCCTGTACTAAGACAGCCAGCGTTACCAAGTCTTTTGGGCCCTCAAGGACAATCAATACCCACAACTG GTCATCCGATGAGAGCTGGTACCATTCGCTCAGCAGGTGGCAGACCAGGCTGGGAACT AAGTTCAAATCGAGGACGCCCACACGGTGACCGTACCCAAAGGACTCAGGCCCCAACACTACCAGCATCAACACCAGTCTTTGTGCCTGTGCCTCCACCTCCCTTGTATCCTCCGCCACCCCATGCTCTTCCGCTTCCTCCGGGGGTGCCACCACCACAGTTTCCTCCTCAGTTTCCACCTGGTCAGCCTCCATCTGCTGGGTACAGTGTCCCCCCTCCAGGAtaccccccagctcctgcaaatATGTCGTCAGCCTGGGTACCAACAGCAGTACCGACGGCTCATTCAAATACCATCCCAACGACGCAGGCACCTCCTTTATCTAGGGAGGAGTTTTACAGAGAACAGCGGAGACTTAAAGAGGA ggaaaagaaaaagtccaAACTTGATGAGTTTACAAATGATTTTGCTAAGGAATTGATGGAATATAAAAAGATTCAAAAGGAGCGTAGGCGTTCGTTTTCCAG gtccAAGTCTCCTTATAGTGCTTCATCTTACTCTAGAAGTTCATATACCTACTCCAAATCAAGATCAGGTTCTTCCCGCTCTCGCTCCTACTCTCGGTCATTTAGTCGTTCCCATTCTCGTTCCTACTCACGATCACCGCCGTATCAAAGAAGAGGCAAAGGGAAGAGCCGTAATTATCGTTCTAGGTCGAGGTCACATGGTTATCACCGTTCAAGGTCACGGTCACCCCCATATAGACGATACCATTCACGGTCAAGGTCTCCTGTATTTAGAAGCCAGTCTCCCACTAAACGGACTATACCtcaaggggaaggagaaagggagtATTTTAACAGATACAGAGAAGTTCCACCATATGATATGAAAGCTTACTATGGCAGATCTGTTGACTTTAGAGAtccatttgaaaaggaaagatacAGAGAATGGGAAAGGAACTATAGAGAATGGTATGAGAAGTTTTACAAGGGCTATGCTGTTGGCGCTCAACCTCGACCTCCAGTAAACAGAGAGAACTTTTCTCCAGATAGGTTTGGTCCACCTGGAACCAGACGAGAGAATTCACCATATGCTCGGGGACGTAGGGAGGATTATCCTGGTGGGCAGAGCCACAGAAATCGTAGTATAGCTGGAAATTACCCTGAAAAACCTTCTGGAAGAGAGAGCCATGGCATCAAGGATCCTACGAAATCAAAAGAGAAGGAGGTGGAAAATCCACTGGGAGATGgcaaaggaaataaacataaaaaacacCGGAAGAGACGAAAAGGGGATGAGAATGAAGGATTTCCCAATACTGAGCTGTTAGAAAGTGCGAGAAAATCAAGAGAGCCAGTTACAACAGAGGACGTTAAAACGGACTCTCTGTTCATGCTCCCAAGCAGAGATGATGCTACCCCTGTGAGAGATGAGCCCATGGAAGCAGACTCTATTGCTTTCAAACCGGTGtctgagaaggagaaaaaagagaaggataaGCCAAAAGCCAAAATTGACAAGACAAAGCGGAAAGTTGAAGTGGCTGTTCCTGCTAAGAAAGACAATATAGCAAAACCAGCTAAAGCTTCCCAAGAGAAGGTGGACACCGATCGTGAAAAATCTCCTCGAACAGAAGTTCCTGTGAAAAAAGTGAAGGAGGAGTTGCCAAAGACAGACAGTGTTAAAACATCTTCCTCTCAAAAGGATGAGAAGGCTCTTGGTACCCCACGGAAAGTTCACCCAAAAGTGATGAAAGATCACCCAGAAACCAGACCAGccaaggaggaaaaggcaaagaaagacCATCCAAAAGAAACCAAGTCAGAGAAGCCCTCCAACAAAGAGGACAAgtcaaaaaaacctgctgaaaaaagcaaacagtctgatgcaaaacctgaaaaaagaaaaagaaaagcagatgaaaaggTTGATAAGGAACACGAAGCCTCTTCCATAAAGGCTTCTAAACCAGAAACTGCTGAATCGAAAACATCACCGAAGGGAAAGACTGAGGCTGATGGTGAAAAAGGAGAGCGAACTCCAGAAAAGgataaatctgcttttcttaacAACCCGGCAAAAAAGATTAAACTTAACAGAGAAACTGGCAAAAAGATTGTAAGTGGAGAAAATGTACCACCTGCAAAAGAACCTGTTGAGAAACCTgagccaagcagcagcaaagttaaacaggaaaaatcaaagggaaaagtgagaagaaaagtaACAGCAGCTGATGGATCTAGTTCAACTCTTGTAGATTACACCAG caCTAGTTCTACTGGAGGAAGCCCTGTTagaaagcctgaagaaaagCCAGATACAAAACGAACTGTCATTAAGACCATGGAGGAATATAATAATGATATAACAGCCCCCGCTGAAGATGTCATTATTATGATCCAGGTCCCTCAGTCAAAGTGGGATAAAGATGACTTTGAGTCTGAAGAGGAGGACATTAAATCTACCCAGGTGCCCGCAAACGTAGGAAAACCTGCTAGTGTTATAAAAAATGTGAGTGCTAAGCCAGCAAACCCTataaaacacaatgaaaaagaGACAGAGCCTttggagaaaacacagaagactaCAAAAGAGGTGAGTTATGAAAGCTCCCAGCATGATGCAAAAAGTTCAAAAAGTTCGCTGTcgaatgaaaaaggaaaaaccaaagaCAGAGATCATTCTTTGTCGGACAAGGATACTtctgagaagagaaagagcagTGTTCAGCCAGAAAAAGACCACTCAGAACGTCCAACTGaacaaggaaatggaaaaaatgtttctcaatCTTCCAAAGACAGCAGGTCTTCAGAGAAACATGATGCTGGCCGTGGATCTGCTGGTAAAGACTTTACTCctaacagagagaaaaaatctGACCATGAAGGCAACAGAGATCATTCTAGTTCTAAGCGTAGAGATGAAAAGAGTGAATTAGCAAGGAGAAAAGACTCCCCTTCTCGAAACAGAGAATCAACATCGGTACAGAAAAGCAAGCCAAGAGACGAACGAGCAGAGCCATCCAAAAAGGGTGCTGGAGATGCCAAAAGGAGCAGCTACAGTCCTCCACGTGAGCGGAAGCAGTCTGATCACAAAGCTGCTCACGATTCCAAGCGTACAGTGGAGGAACACAAGCCTCTAGataaaaattcaggaaaagagaaggagaaacatGTACCAGAAGTAAAGAGCAATAAAGAGAAAGAGCCAGGTGGTAATAAACCACCATTAAAACAAGAATCACCAGAtgtaaaaaatgagaaagagaatGTGACTGGACAAACTGATAAAAGCGTTGCCAAGCCGAAGCCTCAGGTAAGCAGCTCCTCACGGCTCTCCTCTGATCTAACTCGAGAGACTGACGAGGCTGCATTTGTACCAGACTACAATGAAAGTGACAGTGAGAGTAATGTATCTGCAAAAGATGaggaagctgcaggaaaaaatcccaaggaagcaaaagaaaaggctgttgAGAAGGTGAAAGAGGAaacagcagcacctgctgcagtTGACCAGCCTGAGGCAAGCAGAAGTCAAGGTCAGAGCAGTCCCAGCGTTAGCCGCAGCCGTAGTCAAAGCCCTTCCGAGAGTCAGACTCgaagccacagcagcagtgccagctcaGGAGAGAGtcaagacagcaagaaaaagaaaaagaaaaaagagaagaagaagcACAAGAAGCATAAGAAACACAAGAAGCATAAGAAACACATTGGAAATGAAACGGAATTGGAAAAGAgccaaaaacacaaacacaagaagaaaaaatcgAAGAAGAGCAAAGATAAAGAGAAAGATGACCAAAAAGTGAAATCTGTCACTACATAG
- the RBBP6 gene encoding E3 ubiquitin-protein ligase RBBP6 isoform X5, producing MSCVHYKFSSKLNYDTVTFDGLHISLCDLKRQIMGREKLKAADCDLQITNAQTKEEYTDDNALIPKNSSVIVRRIPIGGVKATSKTYVMTPKSHKILETAFRSRTEPVSGTSKAIDDSSASISLAQLTKTANLAEANASEEDKIKAMMTQSGHEYDPINYMKKPLGPPPPSSSCFCCGKPGHYIKNCPTNGDKNFESVPRIKKSTGIPRSFMMEVKDPNTKGAMLTNTGKYAIPTIDAEAYAIGKKEKPPFLPEEPSSSSEEDDPIPDELLCLICKDIMTDAVVIPCCGNSYCDECIRTALLESEEHTCPTCHQTDVSPDALIANKFLRQAVNNFKNETGYTKRLRKQIQQQQQQQLPPPPPPPPLMRQTITRNLQPLLRPAISRQQDPLMIPLASLASRSALSSLGPGQSSVAAGLPVNPSSVVVSDLPPAVSLSLRGEKPDGPFRDADAVIPPAALVTAAELSKSSSLSISSLLEEKGYQVPVLRQPALPSLLGPQGQSIPTTGHPMRAGTIRSAGGRPGWELSSNRGRPHGDRTQRTQAPTLPASTPVFVPVPPPPLYPPPPHALPLPPGVPPPQFPPQFPPGQPPSAGYSVPPPGYPPAPANMSSAWVPTAVPTAHSNTIPTTQAPPLSREEFYREQRRLKEESKSPYSASSYSRSSYTYSKSRSGSSRSRSYSRSFSRSHSRSYSRSPPYQRRGKGKSRNYRSRSRSHGYHRSRSRSPPYRRYHSRSRSPVFRSQSPTKRTIPQGEGEREYFNRYREVPPYDMKAYYGRSVDFRDPFEKERYREWERNYREWYEKFYKGYAVGAQPRPPVNRENFSPDRFGPPGTRRENSPYARGRREDYPGGQSHRNRSIAGNYPEKPSGRESHGIKDPTKSKEKEVENPLGDGKGNKHKKHRKRRKGDENEGFPNTELLESARKSREPVTTEDVKTDSLFMLPSRDDATPVRDEPMEADSIAFKPVSEKEKKEKDKPKAKIDKTKRKVEVAVPAKKDNIAKPAKASQEKVDTDREKSPRTEVPVKKVKEELPKTDSVKTSSSQKDEKALGTPRKVHPKVMKDHPETRPAKEEKAKKDHPKETKSEKPSNKEDKSKKPAEKSKQSDAKPEKRKRKADEKVDKEHEASSIKASKPETAESKTSPKGKTEADGEKGERTPEKDKSAFLNNPAKKIKLNRETGKKIVSGENVPPAKEPVEKPEPSSSKVKQEKSKGKVRRKVTAADGSSSTLVDYTSTSSTGGSPVRKPEEKPDTKRTVIKTMEEYNNDITAPAEDVIIMIQVPQSKWDKDDFESEEEDIKSTQVPANVGKPASVIKNVSAKPANPIKHNEKETEPLEKTQKTTKEVSYESSQHDAKSSKSSLSNEKGKTKDRDHSLSDKDTSEKRKSSVQPEKDHSERPTEQGNGKNVSQSSKDSRSSEKHDAGRGSAGKDFTPNREKKSDHEGNRDHSSSKRRDEKSELARRKDSPSRNRESTSVQKSKPRDERAEPSKKGAGDAKRSSYSPPRERKQSDHKAAHDSKRTVEEHKPLDKNSGKEKEKHVPEVKSNKEKEPGGNKPPLKQESPDVKNEKENVTGQTDKSVAKPKPQVSSSSRLSSDLTRETDEAAFVPDYNESDSESNVSAKDEEAAGKNPKEAKEKAVEKVKEETAAPAAVDQPEASRSQGQSSPSVSRSRSQSPSESQTRSHSSSASSGESQDSKKKKKKKEKKKHKKHKKHKKHKKHIGNETELEKSQKHKHKKKKSKKSKDKEKDDQKVKSVTT from the exons CACAGTCTGGCCATGAATATGATCCAATCAA TTACATGAAGAAACCCTTGGGTCCACCTCCACCATCATCCAGttgcttttgctgtggaaaaCCTGGCCACTACATAAAGAACTGTCCAACAAATGGG GACAAAAATTTTGAGTCTGTTCCCAGAATTAAAAAGAGCACAGGAATCCCAAGGAGTTTCATGATGGAAGTGAAAGATCCAAATACAAAGGGTGCTATGTTGACAAACACTGGGAAATACGCAATACCAACTATTGATGC GGAAGCTTATGCTATAGGAAAGAAGGAGAAGCCTCCCTTTTTACCGGAGGAgccatcctcctcctcagaAGAAGATGATCCTATTCCAGATGAGTTGCTATGTCTCATTTGTAAAGATATAATGACTGATGCAGTTGTTATTCCCTGCTGTGGAAACAGTTACTGTGACGAAT GTATTAGAACAGCATTACTGGAATCTGAGGAACATACATGCCCAACGTGTCATCAAACTGATGTTTCTCCTGATGCTTTAATTGCCAACAAGTTCCTACGCCAG GCTGTGAACAACTTCAAAAATGAAACTGGCTACACAAAAAGGCTGCGTAAGCAGatccagcagcaacagcagcagcagctgccaccgccaccacctccaccaccacTAATGAGACAAACAATAACACGCAACCTGCAGCCTCTACTCCGGCCAGCAATTTCCAGACAGCAGGATCCACTAATGATTCCATTAGCTTCTCTGGCTTCTCGTTCTGCTTTGTCATCCTTGGGCCCTGGTCAGTCATctgtggcagctgggctgccagTAAATCCGTCTTCTGTCGTCGTCTCTGATCTCCCTCCAGCAGTGTCCCTATCTCTGCGTGGTGAAAAGCCAGATGGACCTTTTCG tGATGCTGATGCTGTTAtacctcctgctgctctggtgACTGCTGCTGAACTCTCTAAATCTTCATCCCTGTCAATCAGCAGTTTGTTGGAAGAGAAg GGCTATCAGGTTCCTGTACTAAGACAGCCAGCGTTACCAAGTCTTTTGGGCCCTCAAGGACAATCAATACCCACAACTG GTCATCCGATGAGAGCTGGTACCATTCGCTCAGCAGGTGGCAGACCAGGCTGGGAACT AAGTTCAAATCGAGGACGCCCACACGGTGACCGTACCCAAAGGACTCAGGCCCCAACACTACCAGCATCAACACCAGTCTTTGTGCCTGTGCCTCCACCTCCCTTGTATCCTCCGCCACCCCATGCTCTTCCGCTTCCTCCGGGGGTGCCACCACCACAGTTTCCTCCTCAGTTTCCACCTGGTCAGCCTCCATCTGCTGGGTACAGTGTCCCCCCTCCAGGAtaccccccagctcctgcaaatATGTCGTCAGCCTGGGTACCAACAGCAGTACCGACGGCTCATTCAAATACCATCCCAACGACGCAGGCACCTCCTTTATCTAGGGAGGAGTTTTACAGAGAACAGCGGAGACTTAAAGAGGA gtccAAGTCTCCTTATAGTGCTTCATCTTACTCTAGAAGTTCATATACCTACTCCAAATCAAGATCAGGTTCTTCCCGCTCTCGCTCCTACTCTCGGTCATTTAGTCGTTCCCATTCTCGTTCCTACTCACGATCACCGCCGTATCAAAGAAGAGGCAAAGGGAAGAGCCGTAATTATCGTTCTAGGTCGAGGTCACATGGTTATCACCGTTCAAGGTCACGGTCACCCCCATATAGACGATACCATTCACGGTCAAGGTCTCCTGTATTTAGAAGCCAGTCTCCCACTAAACGGACTATACCtcaaggggaaggagaaagggagtATTTTAACAGATACAGAGAAGTTCCACCATATGATATGAAAGCTTACTATGGCAGATCTGTTGACTTTAGAGAtccatttgaaaaggaaagatacAGAGAATGGGAAAGGAACTATAGAGAATGGTATGAGAAGTTTTACAAGGGCTATGCTGTTGGCGCTCAACCTCGACCTCCAGTAAACAGAGAGAACTTTTCTCCAGATAGGTTTGGTCCACCTGGAACCAGACGAGAGAATTCACCATATGCTCGGGGACGTAGGGAGGATTATCCTGGTGGGCAGAGCCACAGAAATCGTAGTATAGCTGGAAATTACCCTGAAAAACCTTCTGGAAGAGAGAGCCATGGCATCAAGGATCCTACGAAATCAAAAGAGAAGGAGGTGGAAAATCCACTGGGAGATGgcaaaggaaataaacataaaaaacacCGGAAGAGACGAAAAGGGGATGAGAATGAAGGATTTCCCAATACTGAGCTGTTAGAAAGTGCGAGAAAATCAAGAGAGCCAGTTACAACAGAGGACGTTAAAACGGACTCTCTGTTCATGCTCCCAAGCAGAGATGATGCTACCCCTGTGAGAGATGAGCCCATGGAAGCAGACTCTATTGCTTTCAAACCGGTGtctgagaaggagaaaaaagagaaggataaGCCAAAAGCCAAAATTGACAAGACAAAGCGGAAAGTTGAAGTGGCTGTTCCTGCTAAGAAAGACAATATAGCAAAACCAGCTAAAGCTTCCCAAGAGAAGGTGGACACCGATCGTGAAAAATCTCCTCGAACAGAAGTTCCTGTGAAAAAAGTGAAGGAGGAGTTGCCAAAGACAGACAGTGTTAAAACATCTTCCTCTCAAAAGGATGAGAAGGCTCTTGGTACCCCACGGAAAGTTCACCCAAAAGTGATGAAAGATCACCCAGAAACCAGACCAGccaaggaggaaaaggcaaagaaagacCATCCAAAAGAAACCAAGTCAGAGAAGCCCTCCAACAAAGAGGACAAgtcaaaaaaacctgctgaaaaaagcaaacagtctgatgcaaaacctgaaaaaagaaaaagaaaagcagatgaaaaggTTGATAAGGAACACGAAGCCTCTTCCATAAAGGCTTCTAAACCAGAAACTGCTGAATCGAAAACATCACCGAAGGGAAAGACTGAGGCTGATGGTGAAAAAGGAGAGCGAACTCCAGAAAAGgataaatctgcttttcttaacAACCCGGCAAAAAAGATTAAACTTAACAGAGAAACTGGCAAAAAGATTGTAAGTGGAGAAAATGTACCACCTGCAAAAGAACCTGTTGAGAAACCTgagccaagcagcagcaaagttaaacaggaaaaatcaaagggaaaagtgagaagaaaagtaACAGCAGCTGATGGATCTAGTTCAACTCTTGTAGATTACACCAG caCTAGTTCTACTGGAGGAAGCCCTGTTagaaagcctgaagaaaagCCAGATACAAAACGAACTGTCATTAAGACCATGGAGGAATATAATAATGATATAACAGCCCCCGCTGAAGATGTCATTATTATGATCCAGGTCCCTCAGTCAAAGTGGGATAAAGATGACTTTGAGTCTGAAGAGGAGGACATTAAATCTACCCAGGTGCCCGCAAACGTAGGAAAACCTGCTAGTGTTATAAAAAATGTGAGTGCTAAGCCAGCAAACCCTataaaacacaatgaaaaagaGACAGAGCCTttggagaaaacacagaagactaCAAAAGAGGTGAGTTATGAAAGCTCCCAGCATGATGCAAAAAGTTCAAAAAGTTCGCTGTcgaatgaaaaaggaaaaaccaaagaCAGAGATCATTCTTTGTCGGACAAGGATACTtctgagaagagaaagagcagTGTTCAGCCAGAAAAAGACCACTCAGAACGTCCAACTGaacaaggaaatggaaaaaatgtttctcaatCTTCCAAAGACAGCAGGTCTTCAGAGAAACATGATGCTGGCCGTGGATCTGCTGGTAAAGACTTTACTCctaacagagagaaaaaatctGACCATGAAGGCAACAGAGATCATTCTAGTTCTAAGCGTAGAGATGAAAAGAGTGAATTAGCAAGGAGAAAAGACTCCCCTTCTCGAAACAGAGAATCAACATCGGTACAGAAAAGCAAGCCAAGAGACGAACGAGCAGAGCCATCCAAAAAGGGTGCTGGAGATGCCAAAAGGAGCAGCTACAGTCCTCCACGTGAGCGGAAGCAGTCTGATCACAAAGCTGCTCACGATTCCAAGCGTACAGTGGAGGAACACAAGCCTCTAGataaaaattcaggaaaagagaaggagaaacatGTACCAGAAGTAAAGAGCAATAAAGAGAAAGAGCCAGGTGGTAATAAACCACCATTAAAACAAGAATCACCAGAtgtaaaaaatgagaaagagaatGTGACTGGACAAACTGATAAAAGCGTTGCCAAGCCGAAGCCTCAGGTAAGCAGCTCCTCACGGCTCTCCTCTGATCTAACTCGAGAGACTGACGAGGCTGCATTTGTACCAGACTACAATGAAAGTGACAGTGAGAGTAATGTATCTGCAAAAGATGaggaagctgcaggaaaaaatcccaaggaagcaaaagaaaaggctgttgAGAAGGTGAAAGAGGAaacagcagcacctgctgcagtTGACCAGCCTGAGGCAAGCAGAAGTCAAGGTCAGAGCAGTCCCAGCGTTAGCCGCAGCCGTAGTCAAAGCCCTTCCGAGAGTCAGACTCgaagccacagcagcagtgccagctcaGGAGAGAGtcaagacagcaagaaaaagaaaaagaaaaaagagaagaagaagcACAAGAAGCATAAGAAACACAAGAAGCATAAGAAACACATTGGAAATGAAACGGAATTGGAAAAGAgccaaaaacacaaacacaagaagaaaaaatcgAAGAAGAGCAAAGATAAAGAGAAAGATGACCAAAAAGTGAAATCTGTCACTACATAG